The genomic window ACCTACGGACGCAGTTGATGCCGCACCGAATGCATCGCCTCGCTCACGTGAGGCGATGCATTCGGCTTCGCTATTCCGCCGACGCGCGCTCTTCCGAGCGGACTTCGCGCATGCTCACGTTCACATCGGCGCGCGTGGCCTGAGCGGCAATCCAGCGCTTCGCCCATTCGAGCGCATACGTGCGCGCTTCTTCCGCCGATGCGAAGCGCGGTCCGATGAGACCCGAGCGTTCGACACGGCTGCCGTCCTTCACGATCTCCGCCCAGCCGCGATACATGCCGCCGGACACGTCGCGCGCGATCGGATAGATGTTATAGCCGCGCACATCGCCAACAGGCGCGCAGGTCGGCTCGAAGGGCAATGGCGCTTCATAAGGCCGCGCAGGACGCGGCATGCGTGCGCGCGCAGGCGCGGGCCTCGATGCGTTGGCCTGCACGACATCGCGCGCCTCCGGCAGACGGCGCGGCACATTGGCGACCCGATTGAACGGCATGGCATCCGGCGATTGCCACGATTCCGGGTTCTGCCAGAACACGCCTCTCAGGCGGTCGCAATCGTATGTCTGCGCCACGGGTCGCGGCGCTGCTTCGACCACCGGCTGACGCGGCACGTAGGCGAAAGAACGGCCTGCATTGGCCAGCACTTTCACCATTTCGATGAGCGTTCCATTCAATTGCCACTCCACAAACCGCCGACGGCAAGTCGGCACGGTCGGATAGTGGCTCGGTAATCTCGACCAGGTTTCACCTGTCGTGAGAATCCATAACACGGCATTGACGATAGTGCGTGGATGGGCTCTGGGACGGCCGCGACGATGCTCACGCACCTCACTCTCGCCGATCAAACCTGAGACCATCACCCACTCTTCATTGCTGAGTTCGCTAAAAAACATTGCTTTGCTCCATGCAGTCGGCTTCGCTGCGGATGTCGGTCGGCGCGCTAACGAAAATCAAACGGCAAGCCGGAAATTCCAGCTTTTTGCACACCCGAACCAGGACTCTCGAGGTACTCGCAAACGTTTGCTCAAACAACAAAATGGTGCATCCGGCTGCATTTCGAATCGATCATGGTGCAGTAATCGATCCATAACAGCGCACGGAGCGTGGTCTCGCTCGTGTATGAAGATATTTGCACGAAGCATACCATTACTATGGTTTGCCCGAATATGACAACACCCTACAATTCGAGCGACACTTAGCAGTTTTTCCGCTAAGACTTCCACTTAGCGGGAAAGCGCGCCCTCGCCGGCTTGGGCCGATTCGTTCTTGCGCGCAAAGCGCCGGTTCTTGAGCCGCAGGATGGGCTCTTCGATGAAACGCCATGACAATCTGGCGAGCATTAGCGTAAGCAGGAACGATGCGGTAATGCTTGCCGCATGCACCCAAAGCGGAATGCCCGACGCGCCGAACAGCGCGAT from Caballeronia insecticola includes these protein-coding regions:
- a CDS encoding transposase is translated as MFFSELSNEEWVMVSGLIGESEVREHRRGRPRAHPRTIVNAVLWILTTGETWSRLPSHYPTVPTCRRRFVEWQLNGTLIEMVKVLANAGRSFAYVPRQPVVEAAPRPVAQTYDCDRLRGVFWQNPESWQSPDAMPFNRVANVPRRLPEARDVVQANASRPAPARARMPRPARPYEAPLPFEPTCAPVGDVRGYNIYPIARDVSGGMYRGWAEIVKDGSRVERSGLIGPRFASAEEARTYALEWAKRWIAAQATRADVNVSMREVRSEERASAE